From one Mytilus edulis chromosome 1, xbMytEdul2.2, whole genome shotgun sequence genomic stretch:
- the LOC139498579 gene encoding patched domain-containing protein 3-like isoform X1, which produces MDGKKNGAINSTNGHVSNGDINSSKEEPKLSCLQKISHKIISVLETAFYRLGRLIGTYPWRVMLISTIVTGIICIAAPFTFTESADGDDTLWVPVNAKVLDYKSWVESVFPSTVRFGTMIFVSDNVLTPTVLSAMWTIYNSSISLTTGANNFSTLCIQSGSNCLVNSILELWSYDETTILAASQADIKTKINTATTSPMYFNSYDVTTVLGGKVYDGSGHIDSATATKMTWFIQGDDAVKDQAEAWEQQLIDLGQKEHSGISTTYVFAIRSFSDEAGGAIRGDIAFLSAGYVIVIVYITIMLGKFNCLEQRFGLAIAGVVVVGMSIGICFSLASLCGFEYGPLHSVLPFLLLGIGVDDMFVIVGALKNLSDEQQKLPLNERIGKALRHSGASITVTSLTDIMAFFIGATTLLPALRSFCIFAAFGIIALYGLSTTFFVSAMAVDVKRAAARLNACCCFYKHKPEYKPNNCSQKEYLPAFILKFYAPNLLKFPVKIVVLVLTAGLFGLTIWGTVNLEQKFEEKWFLPSDSYAYDYLTASDKYFSSGQEQAGVYCKNIDYFGKKTEMESLYTQLTASNYVVNGTVDSWFKSYTDWLSTTSDASVIAQIDATTKYPLDSTKFYDLLYQFVTTESAGLRFSRNLKFSNTSSVLGLTGSKISFYHPSVKDTVEGFNVLDGIQSLVAGVAGSDCFPYSQIHLTWESNKVIRQELYRNIALAAVCVFIICLVLIANIWTSLMVFSCVALTFVNVGGFMHFWGLTIDVVTCVQLILAIGLAVDYSAHIGHCFMTFQGGRNERVKATLVEIGGPVISGGFSTFLAFVLLAVSKSYVFTTFFKVLFLVVIFGLFHGLVYLPVLLSMVGPGAYFSADRRYQHDKKERDEENGVDNYAMEKQFPPPDYDVNETKDKVYIPPPDYTPPLTRKYSNRVSPEKR; this is translated from the exons ACTAGGAAGATTAATAGGTACTTATCCATGGAGGGTTATGTTAATCTCCACAATTGTGACAGGAATTATTTGTATAGCTGCTCCATTTACCTTTACTGAGTCTGCAGATGGAGATGACACACTCTGGGTTCCTGTCAATGCTAAAGTTCTGGATTATAAATCATGGGTAGAATCAGTATTTCCATCAACCGTTAGATTTGGTACCATGATATTTGTTAGTGACAATGTACTGACACCTACAGTACTATCTGCA ATGTGGACTATATACAATAGCAGTATAAGCTTGACGACAGGAGCAAACAACTTTTCAACACTCTGTATACA ATCAGGGTCAAACTGTTTGGTGAACAGTATCTTAGAGTTGTGGAGTTATGATGAGACAACCATATTAGCTGCATCTCAAGCtgacattaaaacaaaaattaatactGCAACTACCAG TCCAATGTATTTCAACAGCTATGATGTGACAACAGTACTTGGTGGTAAGGTGTATGATGGGAGTGGTCACATAGACTCTGCAACAGCTACAAAGATGACTTGGTTCATTCAGGGAGATGATGCT GTGAAGGATCAAGCAGAAGCCTGGGAGCAACAACTTATTGATTTAGGACAAAAAGAACATTCCGGCATCAGTACTACATATGTGTTTGCTATAAGAAG TTTCAGTGATGAAGCTGGGGGTGCCATTAGAGGAGACATTGCTTTTCTGTCAGCAGGATATGTTATTGTTATTGTGTATATTACCATAATGTTGGGTAAATTCAACTGTCTTGAACAAAgg TTTGGTCTTGCTATAGCTGGTGTGGTTGTTGTTGGTATGTCTATTGGAATCTGTTTTAGTCTGGCCTCATTATGTGGATTTGAGTATGGACCATTACATTCAGTTTTACCATTCCTTTTATTAG GTATTGGTGTTGATGACATGTTTGTGATAGTTGGAGCATTGAAAAATCTATCTGATGAACAACAAAAGTTACCCCTGAATGAGAGAATTGGTAAAGCTCTTAGACATTCTGGTGCTTCTATAACAGTAACATCACTGACTGATATCATGGCTTTCTTCATTGGAGCTACTACA TTATTACCTGCCCTGAGGTCTTTTTGTATCTTTGCTGCATTTGGAATAATAGCACTCTATGGTTTGTCAACAACATTCTTTGTATCTGCCATGGCAGTGGATGTTAAAAGGGCTGCAGCTAGATTGAATGCTTGTTGTTGTTTTTACAAACACAAACCAGAATATAAACCCAACAACTGTAGCCAGAAGGAATACCTGCCAGCATTTATACTTAAGTTTTATGCTCCAAATCTCCTGAAGTTTCCAGTGAAG ATAGTAGTCCTGGTACTTACTGCTGGATTGTTTGGTTTGACTATTTGGGGAACTGTTAATTTAGAACAGAAATTTGAAGAGAAATGGTTCCTTCCATCTGATTCTTATGCCTATGATTACCTTACAGCATCAGACAAATACTTCAGTTCAGGACAAGAACAGGCTGGAGTTTATTGTA aaaatattgaTTATTTCGGCAAGAAAACAGAAATGGAATCTTTATATACACAGTTGACAGCCAGTAATTATGTTGTTAATGGAACTGTGGATAGCTGGTTCAAATCCTATACAGACTGGTTGTCAACCACATCGGATGCATCTGTTATAGCTCAGATTGATG cAACCACAAAATATCCTTTAGACTCaactaaattttatgatttattgtaCCAGTTTGTAACCACAGAGTCTGCAGGATTGAGGTTTTCTAGAAATCTGAAGTTTTCAAATACTTCATCAGTCTTGGGACTTACT GGATCTAAAATATCATTTTACCATCCCAGTGTTAAAGATACAGTGGAAGGATTCAATGTTTTAGATGGAATACAGAGTTTAGTAGCAGGGGTAGCTGGTAGTGACTGTTTTCCTTACAGTCAAATACATCTTACATGGGAAAGTAATAAG GTTATACGACAGGAATTGTACCGTAACATTGCTCTGGCTGCAGTTTGTGTGTTTATCATCTGTCTGGTCCTCATAGCAAACATATGGACTAGTTTGATGGTGTTTTCCTGTGTTGCATTAACTTTT GTTAATGTTGGAGGTTTTATGCATTTCTGGGGTCTGACTATAGATGTTGTCACATGTGTACAGTTGATCCTTGCCATTGGTTTAGCTGTTGATTATTCAGCACATATAGGTCATTGTTTTATGACTTTTCAAGGAGGCAGAAATG AAAGAGTAAAAGCTACATTAGTAGAAATAGGAGGACCAGTTATCAGTGGTGGTTTCAGTACATTCCTTGCCTTTGTTTTGTTGGCAGTCAGTAAAAGCTATGTTTTTACTACATTCTTTAAG gtgCTATTTTTAGTTGTGATATTTGGTCTGTTCCATGGATTAGTCTATTTACCAGTGTTATTGAGTATGGTTGGGCCTGGTGCCTACTTTTCGGCTGACAGACGATATCAGCATGATAAAAAAGAAAGAGATGAGGAGAATGGGGTAGATAATTATGCAATGGAAAAACAG TTTCCACCCCCTGATTATGACGTCAATGAAACAAAAGATAAAGTTTATATACCTCCACCTGACTATACACCACCTTTGACAAGAAAATACAGCAACAGAGTATCACCAGAAAAAAGATGA
- the LOC139498579 gene encoding patched domain-containing protein 3-like isoform X2: MDGKKNGAINSTNGHVSNGDINSSKEEPKLSCLQKISHKIISVLETAFYRLGRLIGTYPWRVMLISTIVTGIICIAAPFTFTESADGDDTLWVPVNAKVLDYKSWVESVFPSTVRFGTMIFVSDNVLTPTVLSAMWTIYNSSISLTTGANNFSTLCIQSGSNCLVNSILELWSYDETTILAASQADIKTKINTATTSPMYFNSYDVTTVLGGKVYDGSGHIDSATATKMTWFIQGDDAVKDQAEAWEQQLIDLGQKEHSGISTTYVFAIRSFSDEAGGAIRGDIAFLSAGYVIVIVYITIMLGKFNCLEQRFGLAIAGVVVVGMSIGICFSLASLCGFEYGPLHSVLPFLLLGIGVDDMFVIVGALKNLSDEQQKLPLNERIGKALRHSGASITVTSLTDIMAFFIGATTLLPALRSFCIFAAFGIIALYGLSTTFFVSAMAVDVKRAAARLNACCCFYKHKPEYKPNNCSQKEYLPAFILKFYAPNLLKFPVKIVVLVLTAGLFGLTIWGTVNLEQKFEEKWFLPSDSYAYDYLTASDKYFSSGQEQAGVYCKNIDYFGKKTEMESLYTQLTASNYVVNGTVDSWFKSYTDWLSTTSDASVIAQIDATTKYPLDSTKFYDLLYQFVTTESAGLRFSRNLKFSNTSSVLGLTGSKISFYHPSVKDTVEGFNVLDGIQSLVAGVAGSDCFPYSQIHLTWESNKVIRQELYRNIALAAVCVFIICLVLIANIWTSLMVFSCVALTFVNVGGFMHFWGLTIDVVTCVQLILAIGLAVDYSAHIGHCFMTFQGGRNERVKATLVEIGGPVISGGFSTFLAFVLLAVSKSYVFTTFFKVLFLVVIFGLFHGLVYLPVLLSMVGPGAYFSADRRYQHDKKERDEENGVDNYAMEKQESTAL, from the exons ACTAGGAAGATTAATAGGTACTTATCCATGGAGGGTTATGTTAATCTCCACAATTGTGACAGGAATTATTTGTATAGCTGCTCCATTTACCTTTACTGAGTCTGCAGATGGAGATGACACACTCTGGGTTCCTGTCAATGCTAAAGTTCTGGATTATAAATCATGGGTAGAATCAGTATTTCCATCAACCGTTAGATTTGGTACCATGATATTTGTTAGTGACAATGTACTGACACCTACAGTACTATCTGCA ATGTGGACTATATACAATAGCAGTATAAGCTTGACGACAGGAGCAAACAACTTTTCAACACTCTGTATACA ATCAGGGTCAAACTGTTTGGTGAACAGTATCTTAGAGTTGTGGAGTTATGATGAGACAACCATATTAGCTGCATCTCAAGCtgacattaaaacaaaaattaatactGCAACTACCAG TCCAATGTATTTCAACAGCTATGATGTGACAACAGTACTTGGTGGTAAGGTGTATGATGGGAGTGGTCACATAGACTCTGCAACAGCTACAAAGATGACTTGGTTCATTCAGGGAGATGATGCT GTGAAGGATCAAGCAGAAGCCTGGGAGCAACAACTTATTGATTTAGGACAAAAAGAACATTCCGGCATCAGTACTACATATGTGTTTGCTATAAGAAG TTTCAGTGATGAAGCTGGGGGTGCCATTAGAGGAGACATTGCTTTTCTGTCAGCAGGATATGTTATTGTTATTGTGTATATTACCATAATGTTGGGTAAATTCAACTGTCTTGAACAAAgg TTTGGTCTTGCTATAGCTGGTGTGGTTGTTGTTGGTATGTCTATTGGAATCTGTTTTAGTCTGGCCTCATTATGTGGATTTGAGTATGGACCATTACATTCAGTTTTACCATTCCTTTTATTAG GTATTGGTGTTGATGACATGTTTGTGATAGTTGGAGCATTGAAAAATCTATCTGATGAACAACAAAAGTTACCCCTGAATGAGAGAATTGGTAAAGCTCTTAGACATTCTGGTGCTTCTATAACAGTAACATCACTGACTGATATCATGGCTTTCTTCATTGGAGCTACTACA TTATTACCTGCCCTGAGGTCTTTTTGTATCTTTGCTGCATTTGGAATAATAGCACTCTATGGTTTGTCAACAACATTCTTTGTATCTGCCATGGCAGTGGATGTTAAAAGGGCTGCAGCTAGATTGAATGCTTGTTGTTGTTTTTACAAACACAAACCAGAATATAAACCCAACAACTGTAGCCAGAAGGAATACCTGCCAGCATTTATACTTAAGTTTTATGCTCCAAATCTCCTGAAGTTTCCAGTGAAG ATAGTAGTCCTGGTACTTACTGCTGGATTGTTTGGTTTGACTATTTGGGGAACTGTTAATTTAGAACAGAAATTTGAAGAGAAATGGTTCCTTCCATCTGATTCTTATGCCTATGATTACCTTACAGCATCAGACAAATACTTCAGTTCAGGACAAGAACAGGCTGGAGTTTATTGTA aaaatattgaTTATTTCGGCAAGAAAACAGAAATGGAATCTTTATATACACAGTTGACAGCCAGTAATTATGTTGTTAATGGAACTGTGGATAGCTGGTTCAAATCCTATACAGACTGGTTGTCAACCACATCGGATGCATCTGTTATAGCTCAGATTGATG cAACCACAAAATATCCTTTAGACTCaactaaattttatgatttattgtaCCAGTTTGTAACCACAGAGTCTGCAGGATTGAGGTTTTCTAGAAATCTGAAGTTTTCAAATACTTCATCAGTCTTGGGACTTACT GGATCTAAAATATCATTTTACCATCCCAGTGTTAAAGATACAGTGGAAGGATTCAATGTTTTAGATGGAATACAGAGTTTAGTAGCAGGGGTAGCTGGTAGTGACTGTTTTCCTTACAGTCAAATACATCTTACATGGGAAAGTAATAAG GTTATACGACAGGAATTGTACCGTAACATTGCTCTGGCTGCAGTTTGTGTGTTTATCATCTGTCTGGTCCTCATAGCAAACATATGGACTAGTTTGATGGTGTTTTCCTGTGTTGCATTAACTTTT GTTAATGTTGGAGGTTTTATGCATTTCTGGGGTCTGACTATAGATGTTGTCACATGTGTACAGTTGATCCTTGCCATTGGTTTAGCTGTTGATTATTCAGCACATATAGGTCATTGTTTTATGACTTTTCAAGGAGGCAGAAATG AAAGAGTAAAAGCTACATTAGTAGAAATAGGAGGACCAGTTATCAGTGGTGGTTTCAGTACATTCCTTGCCTTTGTTTTGTTGGCAGTCAGTAAAAGCTATGTTTTTACTACATTCTTTAAG gtgCTATTTTTAGTTGTGATATTTGGTCTGTTCCATGGATTAGTCTATTTACCAGTGTTATTGAGTATGGTTGGGCCTGGTGCCTACTTTTCGGCTGACAGACGATATCAGCATGATAAAAAAGAAAGAGATGAGGAGAATGGGGTAGATAATTATGCAATGGAAAAACAG GAATCTACAGCATTATGA
- the LOC139498579 gene encoding patched domain-containing protein 3-like isoform X3, whose translation MDGKKNGAINSTNGHVSNGDINSSKEEPKLSCLQKISHKIISVLETAFYRLGRLIGTYPWRVMLISTIVTGIICIAAPFTFTESADGDDTLWVPVNAKVLDYKSWVESVFPSTVRFGTMIFVSDNVLTPTVLSAMWTIYNSSISLTTGANNFSTLCIQSGSNCLVNSILELWSYDETTILAASQADIKTKINTATTSPMYFNSYDVTTVLGGKVYDGSGHIDSATATKMTWFIQGDDAVKDQAEAWEQQLIDLGQKEHSGISTTYVFAIRSFSDEAGGAIRGDIAFLSAGYVIVIVYITIMLGKFNCLEQRFGLAIAGVVVVGMSIGICFSLASLCGFEYGPLHSVLPFLLLGIGVDDMFVIVGALKNLSDEQQKLPLNERIGKALRHSGASITVTSLTDIMAFFIGATTLLPALRSFCIFAAFGIIALYGLSTTFFVSAMAVDVKRAAARLNACCCFYKHKPEYKPNNCSQKEYLPAFILKFYAPNLLKFPVKIVVLVLTAGLFGLTIWGTVNLEQKFEEKWFLPSDSYAYDYLTASDKYFSSGQEQAGVYCKNIDYFGKKTEMESLYTQLTASNYVVNGTVDSWFKSYTDWLSTTSDASVIAQIDATTKYPLDSTKFYDLLYQFVTTESAGLRFSRNLKFSNTSSVLGLTGSKISFYHPSVKDTVEGFNVLDGIQSLVAGVAGSDCFPYSQIHLTWESNKVIRQELYRNIALAAVCVFIICLVLIANIWTSLMVFSCVALTFVNVGGFMHFWGLTIDVVTCVQLILAIGLAVDYSAHIGHCFMTFQGGRNERVKATLVEIGGPVISGGFSTFLAFVLLAVSKSYVFTTFFKVLFLVVIFGLFHGLVYLPVLLSMVGPGAYFSADRRYQHDKKERDEENGVDNYAMEKQAPTM comes from the exons ACTAGGAAGATTAATAGGTACTTATCCATGGAGGGTTATGTTAATCTCCACAATTGTGACAGGAATTATTTGTATAGCTGCTCCATTTACCTTTACTGAGTCTGCAGATGGAGATGACACACTCTGGGTTCCTGTCAATGCTAAAGTTCTGGATTATAAATCATGGGTAGAATCAGTATTTCCATCAACCGTTAGATTTGGTACCATGATATTTGTTAGTGACAATGTACTGACACCTACAGTACTATCTGCA ATGTGGACTATATACAATAGCAGTATAAGCTTGACGACAGGAGCAAACAACTTTTCAACACTCTGTATACA ATCAGGGTCAAACTGTTTGGTGAACAGTATCTTAGAGTTGTGGAGTTATGATGAGACAACCATATTAGCTGCATCTCAAGCtgacattaaaacaaaaattaatactGCAACTACCAG TCCAATGTATTTCAACAGCTATGATGTGACAACAGTACTTGGTGGTAAGGTGTATGATGGGAGTGGTCACATAGACTCTGCAACAGCTACAAAGATGACTTGGTTCATTCAGGGAGATGATGCT GTGAAGGATCAAGCAGAAGCCTGGGAGCAACAACTTATTGATTTAGGACAAAAAGAACATTCCGGCATCAGTACTACATATGTGTTTGCTATAAGAAG TTTCAGTGATGAAGCTGGGGGTGCCATTAGAGGAGACATTGCTTTTCTGTCAGCAGGATATGTTATTGTTATTGTGTATATTACCATAATGTTGGGTAAATTCAACTGTCTTGAACAAAgg TTTGGTCTTGCTATAGCTGGTGTGGTTGTTGTTGGTATGTCTATTGGAATCTGTTTTAGTCTGGCCTCATTATGTGGATTTGAGTATGGACCATTACATTCAGTTTTACCATTCCTTTTATTAG GTATTGGTGTTGATGACATGTTTGTGATAGTTGGAGCATTGAAAAATCTATCTGATGAACAACAAAAGTTACCCCTGAATGAGAGAATTGGTAAAGCTCTTAGACATTCTGGTGCTTCTATAACAGTAACATCACTGACTGATATCATGGCTTTCTTCATTGGAGCTACTACA TTATTACCTGCCCTGAGGTCTTTTTGTATCTTTGCTGCATTTGGAATAATAGCACTCTATGGTTTGTCAACAACATTCTTTGTATCTGCCATGGCAGTGGATGTTAAAAGGGCTGCAGCTAGATTGAATGCTTGTTGTTGTTTTTACAAACACAAACCAGAATATAAACCCAACAACTGTAGCCAGAAGGAATACCTGCCAGCATTTATACTTAAGTTTTATGCTCCAAATCTCCTGAAGTTTCCAGTGAAG ATAGTAGTCCTGGTACTTACTGCTGGATTGTTTGGTTTGACTATTTGGGGAACTGTTAATTTAGAACAGAAATTTGAAGAGAAATGGTTCCTTCCATCTGATTCTTATGCCTATGATTACCTTACAGCATCAGACAAATACTTCAGTTCAGGACAAGAACAGGCTGGAGTTTATTGTA aaaatattgaTTATTTCGGCAAGAAAACAGAAATGGAATCTTTATATACACAGTTGACAGCCAGTAATTATGTTGTTAATGGAACTGTGGATAGCTGGTTCAAATCCTATACAGACTGGTTGTCAACCACATCGGATGCATCTGTTATAGCTCAGATTGATG cAACCACAAAATATCCTTTAGACTCaactaaattttatgatttattgtaCCAGTTTGTAACCACAGAGTCTGCAGGATTGAGGTTTTCTAGAAATCTGAAGTTTTCAAATACTTCATCAGTCTTGGGACTTACT GGATCTAAAATATCATTTTACCATCCCAGTGTTAAAGATACAGTGGAAGGATTCAATGTTTTAGATGGAATACAGAGTTTAGTAGCAGGGGTAGCTGGTAGTGACTGTTTTCCTTACAGTCAAATACATCTTACATGGGAAAGTAATAAG GTTATACGACAGGAATTGTACCGTAACATTGCTCTGGCTGCAGTTTGTGTGTTTATCATCTGTCTGGTCCTCATAGCAAACATATGGACTAGTTTGATGGTGTTTTCCTGTGTTGCATTAACTTTT GTTAATGTTGGAGGTTTTATGCATTTCTGGGGTCTGACTATAGATGTTGTCACATGTGTACAGTTGATCCTTGCCATTGGTTTAGCTGTTGATTATTCAGCACATATAGGTCATTGTTTTATGACTTTTCAAGGAGGCAGAAATG AAAGAGTAAAAGCTACATTAGTAGAAATAGGAGGACCAGTTATCAGTGGTGGTTTCAGTACATTCCTTGCCTTTGTTTTGTTGGCAGTCAGTAAAAGCTATGTTTTTACTACATTCTTTAAG gtgCTATTTTTAGTTGTGATATTTGGTCTGTTCCATGGATTAGTCTATTTACCAGTGTTATTGAGTATGGTTGGGCCTGGTGCCTACTTTTCGGCTGACAGACGATATCAGCATGATAAAAAAGAAAGAGATGAGGAGAATGGGGTAGATAATTATGCAATGGAAAAACAG GCCCCTACTATGTAA